The segment tacttaaatttttatcaaaatccaATATGCCGCATATGTTATTATATAATGcttactaaaatattttgaacATATAATAATCGATGTACaagttaaaagaaaatataaatttaaaaaaaaaaggttaatatTATCAATAATTTATCTCAATCTTTGAATGAAAAGATAAAtactaatttaaatatatttaaaacactGTATTTTTACAAAAATCTCTTAAACTTACTCTTCCGTAATTAATCTAATATAAAACATTTCACCCTGCACCACCAATAAGTTTGTATTGCATAAAATTACTTTCTCATAAACAAACTCTTTAATAAGAAATTGAACTTTGGTTTATATAAATTTCTTATGAACTAAAACTTTAACCAGAAACTTTAATTTGTGACTTCTTCTCCCTTtataattttctctttgctttatgaatttttcttcaatcataattttctctAAGAAAGCATCCAGAAGTAGGTATGACTGAAGAAGCAAAAGAAAGCATCTCTACAAAAAGAGGACTCAAACGCAACGAAATATTACCTTTTACATTAGAATTCCTCCGTGGTCGATGGTTTGCACTTTTTGCCTCTTTTCTAATCATGGCGACTTCTGGTTCAGTCTATTTATTCGGAACCTACTCCAACGAGATCAAAACCACTCTTGGTTATGATCAGACAACCATCAATCTTTTAGGCTTCTCCAAGGATGTTGGTGCTAATGTTGGGATTCTTACTGGCCTTATTGCCGAGATCACACCCACTTGGTTTGTGCTACTACTTGGGGCTGCACTCAACTTTGGCGGCTATTTCATGATATGGTTAGCCGTGACAGGAAAAATAGCCAAACCCATGGTTTGGCAAATGTGCGTTTACATGGCTATTGGAGCCAATTCCCAGAATTTTGCCAATACAGGAGGCGTCGTTACCGCTGTCAAGAACTTCCCTGAAAGCAGGGGATCTTTGATAGGTCTCTTGAAGGGCTACGCAGGGTTAAGCGGTGCTATTATAACACAGGTCTACTTGGCTGTATACGGTAACGATTCAAAGTCTCTCATCTTTCTTATTGCATGTCTTCCCACTGCACTTTCAGTAATATTTATATACACAATTCGGACAATGGGGCCCGTTAAGCATCCTAATGAACATCGAGTCTTCAACCAATTCCTGCTTCTCTCAATTGTTTTAGCACTTCTTCTTATGGTAAAAACTTTAATAGAGAGAAAAATCACATTCTCTAAAGGAACAAATGCTGTCATTACCACAGTGCTCTGTTTACTTCTCTTGTCCTCTCTTTATATTTCGATTAGAGAAGCGTTAGTAGTTTGGAACATCAAGAAACAACCTCCAACTGCCATAACAATTGAGCAGTCTAAATCACAAGTAGTTGAATCAAGTGAAGAAACTTCAACGAAGCCTACTTCTTCAAAACAGGTTGATGAAAAGATAGAAAAATCATGTTTCCTTACCGTTTTCGATAAGCCGGAGAGAGGAATGGATTACACAATTTTGCAAGCACTCACCAGCATTGATATGTTGATTCTCCTTGTTACCACAATTTTCGGACTTGGGGCAAGCTTAACTGCAGTAGACAATTTGGGTCAAATTGGTGAGTCGCTTGGATATGACAATAGAATAGTGACTACTTTTGTATCAATTATTAGCATCTGGAATTTTTTCGGGAGAGTTTTTTCTGGATTTGTTTCCGAAATTCTGATGGTAAAGTACAAGCTTCCACGGCCACTCATGATGACGATGGTGCTTCTTTTTTCATGCATTGGCTATCTCTTGATTGCCTTTCCATTCCCAGGTGCACTGTATATAGCATCAGTTATAATTGGATTCACGTTCGGGGCACAACTACCATTAATATTTGCCATTATATCTGAGCTGTTTGGCTTGAAGTACTATGCTACATTGTTTAACTGTGCCCAAATTGCAAGTCCTCTTGGATCATACATATTTAAAGTGAAGGTTACGGGTGCCATCTACGACACAGAAGCATTGAAGGATGTTGCAGCCAAAGGCTTAGCAGTGAAACAATTGACATGCATTGGCAGTCATTGTTACAGACTGTCGTTTATAATACTGGCTTCTGTTAGCTGCTTTGGAGCCTTGTGTTCTCTAATTCTGGTGATGAGAACCCGAAAGTTCTACCAAAGCGATATTTACCAGAAGTTTAGAGAAAAAACTGATACCTTATGAAACAAATGGTTGGAGTCTTTTCATAGTCATTatgttatttcttttattatcatTGTATTTAATCCAAATAGTTATAACATGTTTCATGGATCCTTAATTTCCCCTTCAATAACTAAAACAATCCTTAATTTGTTGATATGGATGTgaaatcatttaattttttttatttagtagATTTAAACTGGACATTCAATCATGATCcgcaaaatatatataaataaaaaattttatttagctAATTCAATGATTTGACATTCAATCGTTAAATGTCAAGTCATTGAATTAACtatcttttaaatttaaattttggtaaaataattTTATCACACTCCATTCATTTTATTGTAATTAATCTTTGTACTAGTTATGTAAACTACAATTTtttcatatataaaaataaattattgaaaatttcataaaatacaaaaattactttttttattttaatagatttttaATTGGGAATGTCAATAAAAACAATTTtacattttttcatatttttatattccttcatatataatatttataattttaaattttgtatacaaggataaatatcaaaattatatatgaactttGGTCCAATGTACAATGtcatacataaattttaattttgtacaactttatgcatgaaaatttaattcaatattcacaaaccaccaacaacattgattttgtataatttttacattaaattttaatttgattcaatttttacaAACTATTAACAACATTATTAATGTAATACTgaaaataaattgatatatttatttctttaaatgtatataattgaatcaaaatcaaggTTCATATGTGTACATATGAACCACGATCAAAATTTCATGTGTATAATTATATGAgatcaaagttcatatataattttgatatttatttctataattaattatatattatcatAATTGCATAGGTATAGATAAGTATATCataattcaaaaatttttatcctcataatttatgaaaaaaagaaaagaaaagggaagtcTCAGTGGTAGTTATTGAAAAGGGTTTTATATTTGGTTAGCTGCTAAAAATCATGTTTATgttgtattttctaaggttattGGAGTAGTTAATCTAATTATGTCTTGAATACAGATTAATTTTGAGAATGAAAAAtatggaatagggagtaaatttaGATCCCACATACACAATTAGGATGATAACAAATGTGGaagtaaaataaattttataaaaaaaaaatgataattttttttaactacTAACCCATGTTTCAAATCTTAAACTACAAccaaaattaatcattataaatattaattaaccTCTGATTTAACCTCGTAGAAACTTAGAACATCAGTGCTCCTGATTGCCATTCGATTCAAATCTTTGTAAGTTGAAAAGGTAGGAAAGAGAATAAGGTTCGGAAATTTAAAATTAGGTTCGGAGGAATGGGGAGCCACTAAACAGCCTTCCTA is part of the Gossypium arboreum isolate Shixiya-1 chromosome 5, ASM2569848v2, whole genome shotgun sequence genome and harbors:
- the LOC108485134 gene encoding uncharacterized protein LOC108485134, whose product is MTEEAKESISTKRGLKRNEILPFTLEFLRGRWFALFASFLIMATSGSVYLFGTYSNEIKTTLGYDQTTINLLGFSKDVGANVGILTGLIAEITPTWFVLLLGAALNFGGYFMIWLAVTGKIAKPMVWQMCVYMAIGANSQNFANTGGVVTAVKNFPESRGSLIGLLKGYAGLSGAIITQVYLAVYGNDSKSLIFLIACLPTALSVIFIYTIRTMGPVKHPNEHRVFNQFLLLSIVLALLLMVKTLIERKITFSKGTNAVITTVLCLLLLSSLYISIREALVVWNIKKQPPTAITIEQSKSQVVESSEETSTKPTSSKQVDEKIEKSCFLTVFDKPERGMDYTILQALTSIDMLILLVTTIFGLGASLTAVDNLGQIGESLGYDNRIVTTFVSIISIWNFFGRVFSGFVSEILMVKYKLPRPLMMTMVLLFSCIGYLLIAFPFPGALYIASVIIGFTFGAQLPLIFAIISELFGLKYYATLFNCAQIASPLGSYIFKVKVTGAIYDTEALKDVAAKGLAVKQLTCIGSHCYRLSFIILASVSCFGALCSLILVMRTRKFYQSDIYQKFREKTDTL